A genomic window from bacterium includes:
- a CDS encoding sulfatase-like hydrolase/transferase, translating to MNVVVIVLDSLRPDKVGCYGSCVQTPVIDRLASQGVLLERCYAEFPNTIPARTALVSGIYTFTNRPWKELDPGDQHIAEIFRDGGYRTAAFSDTPFNNGAHMERGFVDFVHFPMGKCLAPIDDQPLLPPDDAYFPPGFPEKEYLFYPKTRANREYCMGKYGKYLPELMTDAVSEWLTEHQSERFFLWVDSFNPHEPWDAPEPYRSMYGPARGYEGRYLPMPMGPDMSWTQPGDLEHVHALANACATETDFYVGHILDKLDELGLAEDTLLVLLSDHGVPLGEHGSIRKFNYPLYEELSHTVCMFRWPKQFAAGRRVAGLTQNLDLLPTLLSAAGLEAPVNPEGLDLLPLLRGDVDRVRDELYLGAFNYNAGVVTDEGWKFIDHRGERPNELFHLPTDPLERRNVIAENSILAADLYHRLYDFYEPWRWKRSRHHKR from the coding sequence GTGAACGTCGTCGTGATCGTCCTGGATAGCCTCCGGCCCGACAAGGTCGGCTGCTATGGCTCTTGTGTCCAGACCCCCGTCATTGACCGTCTGGCGTCTCAGGGGGTGCTGCTGGAACGCTGCTACGCGGAGTTCCCCAACACCATCCCGGCCCGCACCGCTCTCGTCAGCGGCATCTACACCTTCACCAACCGCCCGTGGAAGGAACTCGACCCCGGCGACCAGCACATCGCCGAGATCTTCCGCGACGGCGGCTACCGCACCGCCGCCTTCTCCGACACGCCCTTCAACAACGGCGCCCACATGGAGCGGGGCTTTGTGGACTTCGTCCACTTCCCCATGGGCAAGTGCCTGGCGCCGATAGACGACCAGCCGCTCCTGCCGCCTGACGATGCCTACTTCCCGCCCGGCTTCCCCGAAAAGGAGTACCTGTTCTACCCCAAGACCCGCGCCAACCGCGAGTACTGCATGGGCAAGTACGGCAAGTACCTGCCGGAGCTGATGACCGATGCCGTCAGCGAATGGCTGACGGAGCACCAGAGCGAGCGCTTCTTCCTGTGGGTGGACAGCTTCAACCCGCATGAGCCATGGGACGCCCCGGAGCCCTACCGCAGCATGTACGGCCCGGCCCGGGGCTATGAGGGCCGGTACCTGCCGATGCCGATGGGGCCGGACATGTCCTGGACGCAGCCGGGCGACCTGGAACACGTTCACGCCCTCGCCAACGCCTGCGCGACCGAGACCGACTTCTACGTGGGCCACATCCTGGACAAGCTCGACGAACTGGGGCTGGCCGAGGACACGCTGCTGGTGCTGCTGTCGGACCACGGGGTGCCGCTGGGCGAGCACGGCTCGATCCGCAAGTTCAACTACCCGCTCTACGAGGAGCTGTCGCACACCGTCTGCATGTTCCGGTGGCCGAAGCAGTTCGCCGCCGGCCGACGGGTGGCAGGGCTGACACAGAACCTCGACCTGCTCCCCACCCTCCTGTCGGCGGCGGGCCTCGAGGCGCCGGTCAATCCCGAGGGTCTCGATCTGCTGCCCCTGCTGCGCGGCGACGTGGACCGCGTCCGGGACGAGCTGTACCTGGGAGCCTTCAACTACAACGCGGGGGTCGTGACCGACGAGGGGTGGAAGTTCATAGACCACCGCGGGGAGCGCCCCAACGAGCTGTTCCATCTGCCGACCGACCCGCTGGAGCGGCGGAACGTGATCGCCGAGAACAGTATCCTGGCGGCGGACCTGTACCATCGGCTCTACGACTTCTACGAGCCCTGGCGCTGGAAGCGTTCCCGCCACCACAAGCGGTAG
- a CDS encoding transposase — protein MPDSYVAVYLHIVFGVGQESTELYKATRAPLYRYIATLVGSRRGTPVLINGTHDHVHILASLPRQQAVQDFVRDLKANSSRWLHDTFPDMRGFSWQKGYGAFGVGVRGLATVRAYIANQEAHHQEQSFRDEVRRFLSDQGIEFDEAHWG, from the coding sequence ATGCCCGATTCCTACGTTGCTGTCTACCTCCACATCGTCTTTGGCGTCGGCCAAGAGAGCACTGAGTTGTACAAAGCCACCCGCGCCCCTCTGTACCGCTACATAGCCACACTGGTCGGGTCACGGCGCGGCACGCCCGTGCTCATCAATGGCACCCACGATCATGTCCACATCCTCGCCAGCCTGCCCAGGCAGCAGGCTGTCCAGGACTTCGTGCGCGACCTCAAGGCGAACTCGTCGCGGTGGCTACACGACACCTTCCCCGACATGCGGGGCTTCTCGTGGCAGAAGGGGTACGGGGCCTTCGGCGTGGGCGTGCGGGGGTTGGCCACAGTCCGTGCGTACATCGCGAACCAGGAGGCCCACCACCAGGAGCAGTCATTCCGCGACGAGGTGCGCCGCTTCCTGAGCGATCAGGGGATCGAGTTCGATGAGGCGCACTGGGGTTGA
- a CDS encoding DUF5010 domain-containing protein codes for MLRPMLVALCCLALTPGLCAEESWFAEPAAPGPSIGLKAADLTAVRSFEAEQPLIGTYLFYWYDVVSGAHVKYADGGDACQDHPPSWDDYSYNSTAWWRRQLADITAAGVDFAAPVYWGCPSGYEAWSFQGLPHLVEACDQMDQAGEAHPQVALFYDTSTLAHNRAGRQVDLSTPDGKAWFYCTVRDFFSYIPPRHWAAREGRPLILLYSPGFAAKQDPALFPYVRERFQKDFGVNPYLIKQTGWQGEADSTCNWGAAVSGLSLAGCAAVGPGYDHTAVRGRKPLIVPRQDGQFYAGNWERLLHYKPVRRPKLVMVETWNEFHEGTDVAESREYGRQYIELTRKYADLFHAGAQVELTIGPYARATELKADLGKGRADGGVKVSNAGDGLTVEAEVGGKRCLQSAPNDTHGRYVYFALDDGFVFDLDPGEITIEVEVYDGGAEGFILQYDSLDPQASIHEGAFKDGRRVTLGGTNTWRRETFTLQDARFSNRTNGSDFRLAVIGTGELAVAGVTITKGQ; via the coding sequence ATGCTTCGCCCCATGCTCGTGGCTCTGTGCTGTCTCGCACTCACACCGGGGCTGTGCGCCGAGGAGTCATGGTTCGCCGAGCCGGCCGCACCGGGACCATCCATCGGCCTCAAGGCGGCCGACCTGACTGCGGTGCGGAGCTTCGAGGCCGAGCAGCCCCTCATCGGTACCTACTTGTTCTACTGGTATGATGTCGTCTCCGGCGCGCATGTGAAGTACGCCGACGGCGGCGACGCCTGCCAGGACCACCCGCCAAGCTGGGATGACTACAGCTACAACTCGACCGCGTGGTGGCGGCGGCAACTGGCGGACATCACCGCCGCCGGGGTGGACTTCGCCGCGCCGGTGTACTGGGGCTGCCCCAGCGGCTACGAGGCCTGGTCCTTCCAGGGCTTGCCGCACCTGGTCGAGGCCTGCGACCAGATGGACCAGGCGGGCGAGGCCCACCCGCAGGTCGCGCTGTTCTACGACACCTCCACGCTGGCGCACAACCGCGCCGGGCGGCAGGTAGACTTGAGCACCCCCGACGGCAAGGCATGGTTCTACTGCACCGTGCGCGACTTCTTCAGCTACATCCCGCCACGCCACTGGGCGGCGCGCGAGGGCCGGCCACTCATCCTGCTGTACTCCCCCGGCTTCGCCGCCAAGCAAGACCCGGCGCTCTTCCCGTACGTCCGCGAGCGCTTCCAGAAGGACTTCGGCGTCAACCCCTACCTCATCAAGCAGACCGGCTGGCAGGGCGAGGCGGACAGCACCTGCAACTGGGGCGCGGCCGTGAGCGGGCTGAGCCTCGCGGGCTGCGCGGCGGTGGGGCCGGGTTACGACCACACGGCCGTGCGCGGGCGCAAGCCGCTGATCGTGCCGCGCCAGGACGGGCAGTTCTACGCCGGCAACTGGGAGCGGCTGCTGCACTACAAGCCGGTGCGGCGCCCGAAGCTGGTGATGGTCGAGACGTGGAACGAGTTCCACGAGGGGACCGATGTGGCGGAGTCCAGGGAGTACGGGCGGCAGTACATCGAGCTGACCCGCAAGTACGCGGACCTGTTCCACGCCGGCGCGCAAGTGGAGCTGACCATCGGGCCGTACGCGCGGGCGACGGAGCTGAAGGCCGACCTGGGCAAGGGCCGGGCGGACGGGGGCGTCAAGGTGTCGAACGCCGGGGACGGGTTGACCGTGGAGGCGGAAGTCGGCGGCAAGCGGTGCCTGCAGAGCGCCCCGAACGACACGCACGGCCGGTACGTCTACTTCGCGCTGGATGACGGCTTCGTCTTCGACCTGGACCCGGGGGAGATCACCATCGAGGTCGAGGTCTACGACGGGGGCGCGGAGGGGTTCATCTTGCAGTACGACTCGCTGGACCCGCAGGCGAGCATACACGAGGGGGCCTTCAAGGACGGCCGACGCGTGACGCTCGGCGGCACGAACACATGGCGGCGCGAGACGTTCACACTACAGGACGCCCGGTTCTCCAACCGCACCAACGGCAGCGACTTCCGGCTGGCGGTCATCGGGACCGGGGAGCTGGCAGTGGCGGGGGTCACCATCACCAAGGGGCAGTAG
- a CDS encoding DUF1559 domain-containing protein produces the protein MRTRGFTLIELLVVIAIIAILAAILFPVFAKAREKARQSSCLSNIKQLGLAEMQYCQDYDEMTSPYGDHGCTATSCKHWYQVIAPYLKSTQVLQCPSCSPHGTNADYGIVYNHNAGCGGGVSLGSIPYPAQAAIFMDAQTSSTDPRGHEIIYCWLHYPNAHPNGAGDGNDENRCSSRHNNGANVTFLDGHGKWLTRQTIFNSAYTSDNSRLYGHNPF, from the coding sequence ATGCGCACACGTGGCTTCACACTGATTGAGCTACTGGTGGTCATCGCTATCATCGCCATCCTGGCGGCGATCCTGTTCCCGGTCTTCGCCAAGGCACGCGAGAAGGCGCGGCAGTCGTCCTGCCTGAGCAACATCAAGCAGTTGGGGCTGGCGGAGATGCAGTACTGCCAGGACTATGACGAGATGACCTCCCCGTACGGCGACCACGGCTGCACGGCCACTAGCTGCAAGCACTGGTATCAGGTCATCGCGCCGTACCTGAAGAGTACGCAAGTCCTGCAGTGCCCCAGTTGCAGCCCGCATGGCACCAACGCCGACTATGGCATCGTCTACAACCACAACGCCGGCTGCGGAGGCGGTGTCTCCCTCGGTAGCATCCCTTACCCGGCTCAGGCCGCCATCTTCATGGATGCGCAGACCTCCAGCACCGACCCGCGCGGCCATGAGATCATCTACTGCTGGCTCCACTACCCCAACGCCCATCCCAATGGCGCTGGTGACGGCAACGACGAGAACCGCTGCAGCTCACGCCACAACAACGGTGCGAACGTCACCTTCCTCGATGGGCACGGCAAGTGGCTTACACGCCAGACCATCTTCAACAGCGCCTACACGTCGGATAACTCGCGGCTGTACGGACATAACCCGTTCTGA
- a CDS encoding RNA polymerase sigma factor, which yields MTIHLLARSRLRLGPDRIRSRDRDAWNELVAREHQRLFNLHLRLCGDRDTASDLTQETYKAAFETAHNFAGRCTAETWLYGVALNVNRNWRRRQGRVSPPEIADEALPDPQPSPEQLALLHEQSHLVYAAVAGLPETYREVVALRYFAGVPAVEIAAAEQIPAETVRWRLHRGLQLLWAALAPQLGKEQNHDTAAN from the coding sequence ATGACCATACACTTGCTGGCTCGATCTCGGCTTCGCCTCGGCCCCGACAGGATCCGTTCCCGCGATCGCGACGCGTGGAACGAACTGGTGGCCCGCGAACACCAGCGCCTGTTCAATCTCCACCTGCGCCTGTGCGGCGACCGTGACACCGCCTCCGACCTGACGCAGGAGACCTACAAGGCGGCCTTCGAGACCGCGCACAACTTCGCGGGCCGCTGCACCGCCGAGACGTGGCTGTACGGGGTGGCGCTCAATGTGAACCGCAACTGGCGGCGACGCCAGGGGCGGGTCAGCCCGCCGGAGATCGCCGACGAGGCCCTCCCCGACCCGCAGCCATCGCCGGAGCAACTGGCGTTGCTGCATGAGCAGAGCCACCTGGTGTATGCGGCGGTGGCCGGGTTGCCGGAGACGTATCGCGAGGTCGTCGCGCTGCGCTACTTCGCGGGCGTGCCGGCGGTGGAGATCGCGGCGGCGGAGCAGATCCCGGCCGAGACGGTGCGCTGGCGCCTGCACCGGGGGCTACAACTGCTGTGGGCGGCCCTGGCGCCGCAGCTCGGAAAGGAGCAGAACCATGACACGGCGGCCAACTGA
- a CDS encoding DUF4349 domain-containing protein has translation MTRRPTEQLTPLEETLTHLPQEEAPEGLQDRCLAALDAAGPESSEEPESLEGPATSRPKRPIPWNHFAVAAAASLVIALVAMPLLLSPAKSPRQPIVSAEGPAGPSAAAQHTSSMAGGVMYEAADVPGMPERKPSAGAPGGPAAMPTSPAPARAARAPNATAAHKVMVGREDIDRLQPSATVPAVPPIAAGAEIRSVVPAPSQPWYDRSEGRQKISRRAMQIEAPDVEETYQQIVAAIEKAGGYIEREDLMVQKGQPDRATISARVPAAAFDAVVQQLRGLGKLLKLTGSSEDRTQEYKSRGADIRGLSAAEQDLMDHYARERNASRKQALKWELDSLRRTLHEEKQALLALAAETNFAYLDIQIVEGSSFWHSVKEKSADALPIAMAIALAALPFFVVGMMWRRRG, from the coding sequence ATGACACGGCGGCCAACTGAACAACTGACCCCGTTGGAGGAGACCTTGACGCACCTGCCGCAGGAAGAGGCCCCGGAGGGGCTGCAGGACCGCTGCCTGGCGGCGCTGGACGCGGCCGGGCCCGAGTCGTCGGAAGAGCCCGAGTCGTTGGAGGGGCCGGCTACCAGCCGGCCCAAGCGTCCGATCCCCTGGAACCACTTCGCCGTGGCGGCCGCGGCCAGCCTGGTGATCGCGCTGGTGGCCATGCCGCTGCTGCTGTCGCCGGCCAAGTCGCCTCGGCAGCCGATCGTCAGCGCGGAGGGACCGGCCGGGCCGTCGGCCGCGGCACAGCACACCTCGTCTATGGCGGGTGGCGTCATGTACGAGGCTGCCGACGTGCCCGGTATGCCGGAGCGCAAGCCGTCCGCGGGAGCGCCCGGAGGCCCCGCCGCCATGCCCACCTCACCGGCGCCGGCCCGCGCGGCCCGCGCCCCGAACGCCACCGCCGCACACAAGGTCATGGTCGGGCGAGAGGACATCGACCGCCTGCAACCGAGCGCCACCGTACCGGCCGTGCCGCCCATCGCCGCGGGTGCCGAGATTCGATCTGTCGTGCCGGCGCCCTCCCAGCCCTGGTACGACCGCTCCGAGGGCCGCCAGAAGATCAGCCGCCGCGCGATGCAGATCGAGGCGCCGGACGTGGAGGAGACCTACCAGCAGATCGTGGCCGCCATCGAGAAGGCGGGGGGCTACATCGAGCGCGAGGATCTGATGGTGCAGAAGGGCCAGCCGGACCGGGCGACGATCTCGGCCCGCGTCCCGGCGGCCGCCTTCGACGCCGTGGTGCAGCAACTGCGCGGCCTGGGGAAGCTGCTGAAGCTGACGGGGAGCAGCGAGGACCGCACCCAGGAGTACAAGTCGCGCGGGGCGGACATCCGCGGCCTGAGCGCCGCCGAGCAGGACCTCATGGACCACTACGCCCGGGAGCGCAACGCCAGCCGCAAGCAGGCCCTCAAGTGGGAGCTGGACTCCCTGCGCCGGACGCTCCACGAGGAGAAGCAGGCGCTGCTGGCGCTCGCCGCCGAGACCAACTTCGCGTACCTGGACATCCAGATCGTCGAGGGCAGCAGCTTCTGGCACAGCGTGAAGGAGAAGTCCGCCGACGCGCTCCCCATCGCCATGGCGATCGCGCTGGCCGCCCTGCCCTTCTTCGTGGTGGGGATGATGTGGAGGCGGCGAGGCTAG
- a CDS encoding non-lysosomal glucosylceramidase has protein sequence MKKGTVYTGRNLSQISFPLGGIGSGCVGLGGNGRLLDWEIFGRPAKGSTNGQTHFAIKAEREGEVLDARVLHGDEPPPYVGASRSMYFGSGFGVSRDSLAGLPHFREVEFRGEFPVAEIAFREPRFPGKVRLRAFNPFIPLNDADSSLPAAFFQITVTNTGHDTLDYTVAFTTRNPAARGAVNTASRAGGVRAIALQETVLDAADPAKGELTIATDAAQASHQEYWFRGSWFDNLGVYWQDFTKPGALRNRRYQPEEGRGHDHATLAARITVAPGETATVRFVLAWHCPNMTNYWNPAKCDCGECQPAVWQHYYATLFDGSAATAKYALKHWDRLQEETLRFRDALFASTLPPEVVDAVSANISLLKSPTVLRLTDGSFYGFEGCGCEAGCCEGSCQHVWNYAYALPFLFPKLERSMRELDYRYNMREDGGMAFRLQLPIGRQRSGFRPCADGQLGGVIKTYREWKISGDTTWLKSLWPRVKQSLEFAWAPTNTDRWDPDRTGVLWGRQHHTLDMELFGPNAWLTGFYLAALKAAAEMAEACGEPETAEQYLDLLARGQEWVEDNLFNGEYYQQQVSLEDRSVLEPYRAADPGVFGAYWDAEHKELKYQIGAGCGIDQVLAQWHASLCGLGDIFRPGRVRKALRAIHRHNFKPSLREHFNPCRIFGLNDEAGTVMVEWPAGRRKPVVPVPYSEETMHGFEYQAACHLIMEGGVKQGLAMVRGVRDRYDGERRNPWNEIECGHNYARSMASYALLNAFSGFQFDMTRARLSFAPLDLDRGFRCFWCVEGAWGVFEADKQGAKLKVLYGELRLERLGLPFLKGKTVKAKLGKTRAACEVREGDVCFAEAVVIGAGEKLTVKCG, from the coding sequence ATGAAGAAGGGCACTGTCTACACCGGTCGCAACCTCAGCCAGATCTCCTTCCCCCTCGGCGGCATCGGCAGCGGCTGCGTGGGTCTGGGCGGCAATGGCCGGCTCCTGGACTGGGAGATCTTCGGCCGTCCCGCCAAGGGTAGCACCAACGGCCAGACGCACTTTGCGATCAAGGCCGAGCGCGAGGGGGAGGTGCTCGACGCACGGGTGCTGCATGGCGACGAGCCGCCGCCGTACGTGGGCGCCAGCCGCAGCATGTACTTCGGCTCGGGCTTCGGCGTGTCGCGCGACTCGCTGGCCGGCCTGCCCCACTTCCGCGAGGTGGAGTTCCGGGGCGAGTTCCCCGTCGCCGAGATCGCCTTCCGCGAGCCGCGCTTCCCGGGCAAAGTCCGCCTGCGGGCCTTCAATCCGTTCATCCCGCTCAATGATGCCGACTCCAGCCTCCCGGCGGCCTTCTTCCAGATCACCGTCACCAACACGGGCCACGACACCCTCGACTACACGGTCGCCTTCACGACGCGGAATCCCGCAGCCCGGGGCGCCGTCAACACCGCCAGCCGGGCAGGCGGCGTGCGGGCGATCGCGCTGCAGGAGACTGTCCTCGACGCCGCCGACCCCGCGAAGGGCGAGCTGACCATCGCCACCGATGCCGCGCAGGCCAGCCACCAGGAGTACTGGTTCCGCGGCTCGTGGTTCGACAACCTCGGCGTCTACTGGCAGGACTTCACCAAGCCGGGGGCGCTGCGCAACCGCCGCTACCAGCCGGAGGAGGGTCGCGGGCATGACCACGCGACGTTGGCCGCCCGCATCACCGTCGCCCCCGGCGAGACCGCGACGGTGCGCTTCGTGCTGGCCTGGCATTGCCCGAACATGACCAACTACTGGAACCCCGCGAAGTGCGACTGCGGGGAGTGCCAGCCGGCGGTCTGGCAGCACTACTACGCCACGCTGTTCGACGGCTCGGCGGCGACGGCGAAGTATGCGCTGAAGCACTGGGACCGGCTGCAGGAGGAGACGCTGCGGTTCAGGGACGCGCTGTTCGCCTCGACGCTGCCGCCGGAAGTCGTGGACGCCGTCTCGGCCAACATCTCGCTGCTCAAGAGCCCGACCGTGCTGCGCCTCACCGACGGGTCGTTCTATGGCTTTGAGGGCTGCGGGTGCGAGGCCGGGTGCTGTGAGGGCAGTTGTCAGCATGTCTGGAACTACGCCTACGCCCTGCCGTTCCTGTTCCCCAAGCTGGAGCGCTCCATGCGCGAGTTGGACTACCGCTACAACATGCGCGAGGACGGGGGCATGGCCTTCCGGCTGCAACTGCCGATCGGGCGGCAGCGCTCCGGCTTCCGCCCCTGCGCCGACGGGCAGCTCGGCGGGGTCATCAAGACCTACCGGGAGTGGAAGATCAGCGGCGACACCACCTGGCTGAAGTCCCTGTGGCCGCGCGTGAAGCAGTCGCTAGAGTTCGCCTGGGCGCCGACCAACACCGACCGCTGGGACCCGGACCGGACCGGCGTGCTCTGGGGGCGGCAGCACCACACGCTGGACATGGAGCTGTTCGGCCCGAACGCCTGGCTCACCGGCTTCTACCTGGCCGCCCTCAAGGCCGCCGCCGAGATGGCCGAGGCCTGCGGCGAGCCGGAGACGGCGGAACAGTACCTCGACCTGCTGGCGCGGGGTCAGGAGTGGGTCGAGGACAACCTGTTCAATGGCGAGTACTATCAGCAGCAGGTCAGCCTCGAGGACCGGAGCGTACTGGAGCCCTACAGGGCCGCCGACCCCGGCGTCTTCGGCGCCTACTGGGATGCCGAACACAAGGAGCTGAAGTACCAGATCGGCGCGGGCTGCGGCATTGACCAGGTGCTGGCCCAGTGGCACGCGAGCCTGTGCGGCCTGGGCGACATCTTCCGTCCGGGGCGGGTGCGCAAGGCCCTGCGTGCCATCCACCGCCACAACTTCAAGCCCAGCCTGCGCGAGCACTTCAACCCGTGCCGCATCTTCGGACTCAACGACGAGGCCGGGACGGTCATGGTCGAGTGGCCCGCGGGCCGGCGCAAGCCCGTGGTGCCGGTGCCCTACTCCGAAGAGACCATGCACGGCTTCGAGTACCAGGCGGCCTGCCACCTCATCATGGAGGGCGGCGTCAAGCAGGGCCTGGCGATGGTGCGCGGGGTGCGCGACCGCTACGACGGCGAGCGGCGCAACCCATGGAACGAGATCGAGTGCGGCCACAACTACGCGCGCTCGATGGCCAGCTATGCGCTGCTGAATGCCTTCAGCGGGTTCCAGTTCGACATGACCCGGGCGAGGCTGTCGTTCGCTCCCCTCGATCTTGACCGGGGCTTCCGCTGCTTCTGGTGCGTCGAGGGCGCCTGGGGCGTGTTCGAGGCGGACAAGCAGGGGGCCAAGCTCAAGGTGCTGTACGGCGAGCTGCGTCTGGAGCGCCTCGGGCTGCCGTTCCTGAAGGGCAAGACGGTGAAGGCGAAGCTGGGGAAGACCAGGGCGGCGTGTGAGGTGCGCGAGGGGGACGTGTGCTTCGCCGAAGCGGTCGTGATCGGGGCGGGGGAGAAGCTGACGGTGAAGTGCGGGTGA
- a CDS encoding ComF family protein: MSASAGRSILQALLDLLYPPRCEVCDTLGPEAFCAPCLAQVLPHEPPECRLCGALLPRSPVTRDICAECAQTRRYYDGARSVGIHTATLRTAVLQFKFHNRRRLQGPLARLLADRLAVESEPPQGLPLGQVDCLVPVPLHPRRRQWRGFDQALLLSTELSRLTGLPLVIGLARTRPTTPQIRLTPQEREDNVRGAFAAVGHAVDGKRILLIDDVYTTGATVNQAARAAKDGGATAAYVLTVSRPAPPWHPAALALEPGEA, encoded by the coding sequence ATGAGTGCCTCGGCCGGTCGCTCGATCCTCCAGGCCCTCCTGGACCTGCTCTACCCACCGCGCTGCGAGGTCTGCGACACGCTTGGGCCGGAGGCCTTCTGCGCGCCGTGCCTGGCGCAGGTGCTGCCCCATGAGCCGCCTGAATGCCGGCTGTGTGGGGCGCTGCTGCCGCGCAGCCCGGTCACGCGCGACATCTGCGCCGAGTGCGCGCAGACGCGGCGGTACTACGACGGCGCGCGGTCAGTCGGGATCCATACGGCCACGCTGCGCACGGCGGTGCTGCAGTTCAAGTTCCACAATCGGCGGCGACTGCAGGGCCCCCTGGCGCGACTGCTCGCCGACCGCCTCGCGGTGGAGTCGGAGCCGCCACAGGGGCTGCCGCTGGGGCAGGTGGACTGCCTGGTGCCCGTGCCGCTGCACCCGCGACGACGCCAGTGGCGCGGCTTCGACCAGGCGCTGCTGCTGAGCACCGAGTTGTCACGCCTGACGGGCCTGCCCCTGGTCATCGGCCTCGCGCGCACGCGGCCCACGACGCCCCAGATCCGCCTGACGCCCCAGGAGCGCGAGGACAACGTGCGTGGGGCGTTCGCGGCGGTGGGTCACGCCGTGGACGGCAAGCGCATCCTGCTGATTGATGATGTCTACACCACCGGCGCGACGGTCAACCAGGCTGCCCGCGCGGCCAAGGACGGCGGGGCCACGGCGGCCTATGTGCTGACGGTCAGTCGCCCCGCGCCGCCGTGGCACCCGGCCGCGCTGGCGCTGGAGCCGGGGGAGGCGTGA
- a CDS encoding deoxyribodipyrimidine photo-lyase yields the protein MANARVTDLNTRPVQPGRYVLYWMQAAQRAECNPALEHAIAEANRLDQPLRVVFGLTPHFPEANERHYRFMLEGLRETAAALAKRDIPLAIERRQPPAAALALAGEASLLVCDRGYLRLQKQWREQVARNAPCRVVQVETEVVVPVDEVSGKEEAGAYTLRPKLTKLLGEYLRPVARERLRRRWEGGEANGGPDSIRPLHGDDLDTDGLDGVAALPRYGSGSRFTGGTSQALKLLRRFLREGLAAYPEQSREPGPDATSHLSPYLHFGQISPLQVAPMAQEVGGDGAARFLEQLLVRRELAMNFVHHNPRYDSFDCLVGWQAQTLGEHAHDRRPYVCTLEQLEAADTHDEYWNAAMREMLLTGFMHGYMRMYWGKQIIAWSPDPREAFGRILCLNNKYFLDGRDPVSFANVAWCFGKHDRPFMERPIFGKVRTMNAAGLRRKFDMAAYLRRVEDLGG from the coding sequence ATGGCCAACGCGCGCGTGACTGACCTCAACACGCGGCCGGTGCAGCCGGGCCGGTACGTGTTGTACTGGATGCAGGCGGCCCAGCGCGCCGAGTGCAACCCGGCGCTTGAGCACGCCATCGCCGAGGCCAACCGCCTCGACCAGCCCCTGCGCGTCGTCTTCGGCCTCACGCCACACTTCCCCGAGGCCAACGAGCGGCACTACCGGTTCATGCTGGAGGGCCTGCGGGAGACCGCAGCGGCGCTGGCGAAGCGCGACATCCCCCTGGCCATCGAGCGGCGGCAGCCCCCGGCGGCAGCCCTGGCGCTGGCCGGGGAGGCGTCGCTGCTCGTGTGCGACCGGGGCTACCTGCGCCTGCAGAAGCAGTGGCGCGAGCAGGTGGCGCGGAACGCCCCGTGCCGGGTGGTGCAAGTCGAGACGGAAGTCGTCGTGCCCGTGGATGAGGTGTCAGGCAAGGAGGAGGCCGGAGCGTACACGCTCCGGCCGAAGCTGACGAAGCTGCTGGGGGAGTACCTGCGGCCGGTGGCGCGGGAGCGGCTGAGGCGACGATGGGAGGGGGGAGAGGCGAACGGCGGGCCGGATAGTATCCGGCCCCTCCACGGCGACGACCTCGACACCGACGGCCTCGACGGTGTGGCGGCGCTGCCGCGCTATGGCAGCGGCTCGCGCTTCACCGGCGGGACGAGCCAGGCGCTCAAGCTGCTGCGCCGCTTCCTGCGCGAGGGGCTCGCCGCCTACCCCGAGCAGAGTCGCGAGCCGGGTCCCGACGCGACCTCGCACCTGAGCCCCTACCTGCACTTCGGGCAGATCTCGCCGCTGCAGGTGGCGCCCATGGCGCAGGAGGTGGGCGGTGACGGGGCCGCGCGCTTCCTCGAGCAGCTCCTCGTCCGGCGCGAGTTGGCGATGAACTTCGTCCACCACAACCCCCGCTATGACAGCTTCGACTGCCTCGTCGGCTGGCAGGCGCAGACGCTCGGCGAGCACGCACACGACCGGCGGCCGTACGTGTGCACGCTTGAGCAGCTCGAAGCCGCCGACACGCATGACGAGTACTGGAACGCCGCCATGCGGGAGATGCTGCTGACAGGCTTCATGCACGGGTACATGCGGATGTACTGGGGCAAGCAGATCATCGCGTGGAGCCCTGACCCGCGCGAGGCGTTCGGCCGGATTCTGTGCCTGAACAACAAGTACTTCTTGGATGGACGCGACCCGGTGTCCTTCGCGAATGTGGCCTGGTGCTTCGGCAAGCACGACCGGCCCTTCATGGAGCGGCCCATCTTCGGGAAGGTCCGCACCATGAACGCGGCGGGGCTGCGGCGGAAGTTCGACATGGCCGCCTACCTGCGGCGCGTCGAGGACCTGGGGGGCTGA